The Candidatus Limnocylindrales bacterium genome includes a window with the following:
- a CDS encoding acyltransferase: MIPTNIAGARGSDSRRIGEIDVLRGLAIAGVVMRHVSWQLLTPANLAAPGGSAIAIACILSDVGVSLFVAVSAFGLAWRYAAPFSGVRAWLGFLASRASRLLPAYVLWSIVSLAARDRALLSSPSDVGGALLFGTADVQFYYVPMVFELYILWPLVRPLAAMRSARGVIVVLAAGAAVAELVWRAVIPSPWTPLLYLSPAVATGLVLPMLLGNPAPGSNPFGAGAARRRALVPILIAAAAAALFVCASRFFAFAPEATSRGALFLVTMMSAAPQALLNCSLIAALALLATPLARTRAGGWIAALGRMSYGVFLVHLLVASTVVYRLFAIDTAAPGGAAGTVLRMTGAWLAVLLVSYAGTLLLARIPNLAWTVGLERAPRPETVG; this comes from the coding sequence TTGATCCCGACGAACATTGCGGGCGCTCGCGGCAGTGACAGCCGTCGCATCGGCGAGATCGACGTCCTTCGCGGCCTCGCAATCGCCGGCGTCGTGATGCGCCACGTCTCGTGGCAGCTCCTCACACCGGCAAACCTCGCTGCGCCCGGTGGAAGCGCGATTGCGATTGCATGCATTCTTTCGGACGTCGGAGTTTCGCTGTTCGTCGCCGTTTCCGCGTTCGGTCTCGCGTGGCGCTACGCGGCGCCTTTTTCCGGCGTGCGCGCGTGGCTCGGCTTCCTTGCAAGCCGCGCGTCGCGCCTGCTTCCCGCATACGTGCTGTGGAGCATCGTCAGTCTCGCGGCCCGCGACCGCGCGCTTCTGTCGTCGCCGTCCGACGTGGGCGGAGCGCTCCTGTTCGGCACCGCCGACGTGCAGTTCTACTACGTGCCGATGGTCTTCGAGCTGTACATCCTGTGGCCGCTCGTGCGGCCGCTCGCCGCCATGCGAAGCGCGCGCGGCGTGATCGTAGTGCTGGCCGCGGGGGCTGCCGTGGCTGAGCTCGTATGGCGTGCAGTGATCCCCTCGCCCTGGACTCCCCTTCTCTACTTGTCGCCGGCCGTCGCCACCGGTCTCGTACTGCCGATGCTGCTCGGAAATCCGGCGCCCGGGTCGAATCCTTTTGGCGCAGGTGCTGCACGACGGCGCGCGCTCGTGCCGATCCTGATCGCTGCCGCAGCGGCCGCACTGTTCGTCTGCGCGTCGCGCTTCTTCGCATTCGCACCGGAGGCGACGTCACGCGGCGCACTGTTCCTCGTCACGATGATGTCGGCGGCGCCGCAGGCGCTGCTCAACTGCTCGCTGATTGCGGCTCTCGCGCTGCTTGCAACGCCGCTGGCGAGGACGCGGGCCGGCGGATGGATCGCCGCGCTCGGCCGCATGTCGTACGGCGTCTTTCTCGTGCACCTGCTCGTGGCGTCGACCGTCGTCTACCGACTGTTCGCGATCGACACGGCCGCGCCGGGCGGCGCCGCCGGAACGGTTCTGCGCATGACCGGCGCGTGGCTCGCCGTGCTGCTGGTCAGTTACGCGGGCACGCTCTTGCTCGCACGCATTCCGAATCTTGCGTGGACGGTCGGACTCGAGCGCGCACCTCGGCCGGAAACGGTCGGCTAG
- a CDS encoding LLM class flavin-dependent oxidoreductase, producing the protein MHFGISLVGLPAAEMLTQAKQAETLGYSTIYLPDHWAFEQQGGSGLDSTALAWEATTMLGALAAVTSKARIGALVHCNLFRHPGTTAQTITTLDHISGGRALLGLGAGWTRAEFEMMGADFPDVKPRLRMLEESIQAIKALWTEEEASLDGEFYKLRSAIHVPKPVTRPHPPILLGGGGKGLLRIAARHADMVNIGVDTGRAGTIDRGEVAKTTDAAFRERAEFLRSEARSAGRDPSSIELSSTIFTAMIAESSSDGDGFAGALGGLFGLDAADVKKMPITLIGTPDECAKEMRRRKDEWGVGHYVISARATPGMMETFAQQIAPNV; encoded by the coding sequence ATGCACTTTGGAATTTCCCTTGTCGGACTGCCCGCCGCCGAAATGCTCACCCAGGCAAAGCAGGCCGAGACGCTAGGCTACTCGACGATCTATCTTCCCGACCACTGGGCGTTCGAGCAGCAGGGCGGCTCGGGCCTCGACAGCACGGCATTGGCGTGGGAAGCAACGACGATGCTCGGCGCGCTGGCCGCGGTGACCAGCAAGGCCCGCATCGGCGCGCTCGTCCACTGCAACCTGTTCCGGCATCCGGGAACGACCGCGCAGACGATCACTACGCTCGATCACATCAGCGGCGGTCGTGCGCTTCTCGGGCTCGGCGCCGGATGGACACGCGCAGAATTCGAAATGATGGGCGCCGACTTTCCCGACGTGAAACCGCGCCTGCGAATGCTGGAAGAGTCGATCCAGGCGATCAAGGCCCTGTGGACCGAAGAAGAGGCCAGCCTCGACGGCGAATTCTACAAGCTGCGCTCGGCGATCCATGTGCCGAAGCCGGTTACCAGGCCGCACCCGCCCATCCTTCTCGGCGGCGGAGGCAAAGGGCTGCTTCGAATCGCCGCGAGGCATGCGGACATGGTCAACATCGGCGTTGATACCGGCAGGGCCGGTACGATCGACCGCGGCGAAGTCGCAAAGACCACCGACGCCGCGTTCCGCGAACGCGCCGAGTTCCTGCGCAGCGAGGCGCGCAGCGCGGGGCGCGATCCGTCGTCCATCGAGCTGTCGTCGACGATCTTCACCGCGATGATCGCCGAATCCTCATCGGACGGCGACGGATTTGCCGGCGCACTCGGCGGCTTGTTCGGCCTCGACGCGGCCGACGTGAAGAAGATGCCGATCACGCTCATCGGCACGCCGGACGAGTGCGCGAAAGAGATGCGCCGTCGAAAAGACGAGTGGGGCGTCGGCCACTACGTGATCTCGGCGCGTGCGACGCCCGGCATGATGGAGACGTTCGCGCAGCAGATCGCGCCGAACGTCTAG
- a CDS encoding cytochrome P450 has translation MAQVESALSVEVDESWKSDPWLGVFPPLIAKQDDPYALLARLREYDPINETPIGLWRLTRYEDVVRMLREVPSGVRFADGSIFGSAQSPNESLPGKFILQQDAPNHTRLRKLMSVAFRPRATERLRARTEEIVSEQIDGILERGSMDVISDLALPVPSTVICEMMGVPSADRAKFAEWTSAATHLLAALLSEPAVVKRGLAAAGELAAYFTELIGERRRSPREDILSDLVRAEEDGDRLTGEELLSQAIGLLIAGFETTIGLIGNGVHALLRNPDQLRLLEADPSLIAGTVEECLRYDGPIMLTVRITREDTPMGDKVIPANRAVVCLLAAANHDPAHFRDPDTFDICRADNDHLSFGGGAHFCLGAHLARMETQVAIGALVRRVRGLELAGDDRTWGSSLFRVLGKLPVGFAGAR, from the coding sequence ATGGCGCAAGTCGAATCCGCACTTTCGGTTGAAGTCGACGAATCGTGGAAGTCCGACCCGTGGCTCGGAGTCTTTCCGCCGCTGATCGCCAAGCAGGACGATCCGTACGCACTGCTGGCGCGGCTTCGCGAGTACGACCCGATCAACGAAACGCCGATCGGCCTGTGGCGCCTGACCCGCTACGAAGACGTCGTGCGGATGCTGCGCGAGGTGCCTTCGGGCGTGCGATTTGCCGACGGCAGCATCTTCGGCTCGGCGCAGTCGCCGAACGAGAGCCTGCCGGGCAAGTTCATCCTTCAGCAGGATGCGCCCAACCACACGCGGCTTCGCAAGCTGATGAGCGTGGCGTTCCGGCCGCGCGCGACCGAACGGCTTCGCGCCCGTACCGAGGAAATCGTCTCCGAACAGATCGACGGGATTCTCGAGCGCGGGTCGATGGACGTGATCTCCGACCTGGCGCTGCCCGTTCCGTCCACCGTGATCTGCGAGATGATGGGCGTTCCTTCTGCCGATCGCGCGAAGTTCGCGGAATGGACGTCGGCGGCTACCCATCTGCTGGCCGCGCTGTTGTCGGAGCCTGCGGTTGTAAAGCGCGGGCTTGCGGCGGCCGGCGAGCTTGCAGCCTATTTCACCGAGTTGATCGGCGAGAGGCGCCGTTCGCCGCGCGAAGACATCCTGAGCGATCTCGTGCGGGCGGAGGAAGACGGCGACCGCCTGACCGGTGAGGAGCTGCTATCGCAGGCGATCGGCCTCCTCATCGCCGGCTTCGAGACCACCATCGGCCTGATCGGCAACGGCGTGCATGCGCTGCTTCGCAATCCGGATCAGCTGCGCCTGCTCGAAGCCGATCCCTCATTGATCGCAGGCACGGTCGAAGAATGCCTGCGTTACGACGGACCGATCATGTTGACGGTCCGCATCACGCGCGAAGACACGCCGATGGGCGACAAGGTGATTCCGGCGAACCGCGCCGTCGTCTGCCTGCTTGCCGCGGCCAATCACGATCCGGCGCATTTTCGCGATCCGGATACGTTCGACATCTGCCGCGCCGACAACGATCACCTGTCGTTCGGCGGAGGCGCGCACTTCTGTCTCGGCGCGCATCTGGCGCGCATGGAAACCCAGGTCGCCATCGGCGCGCTCGTGCGCCGCGTGCGCGGGCTCGAGCTTGCCGGGGACGACCGGACTTGGGGCTCGTCGCTGTTCCGTGTGCTCGGCAAGCTGCCGGTCGGGTTCGCGGGAGCCCGGTGA
- a CDS encoding bifunctional nuclease family protein — protein sequence MQDDKNLVQMTVGGVTLDPVTKTPVVLLKDERDELTLPIWVGLLEATAMATELEGVKMARPMTHDLLKRIVEEVGASVSRIVVTDLRENTFYAEIELMVGGRKHALDARPSDAISLALRTGCPIFVSRDVIVASSSKDEQSDEDESAEADGTLDLSDVDREEWNEILENLDPNDFKYKM from the coding sequence GTGCAAGACGACAAGAACCTCGTTCAGATGACGGTTGGCGGCGTGACGCTCGACCCGGTGACCAAGACGCCGGTGGTGCTGCTCAAGGACGAGCGCGACGAGCTCACGCTTCCCATCTGGGTCGGGCTGCTCGAGGCCACGGCGATGGCGACCGAGCTCGAGGGCGTCAAGATGGCCAGGCCCATGACGCACGACCTTCTCAAACGCATCGTCGAGGAAGTGGGCGCGTCCGTCTCCCGCATTGTCGTCACCGACCTTCGCGAGAACACCTTCTACGCCGAGATCGAGCTCATGGTGGGCGGGCGAAAACACGCCCTGGACGCCCGCCCGAGCGACGCGATTTCGCTGGCGCTGCGCACCGGTTGCCCGATCTTCGTGTCACGTGACGTGATCGTTGCTTCGAGCAGCAAGGACGAGCAGTCCGACGAGGACGAGTCTGCCGAGGCCGATGGAACGCTCGACCTGTCGGATGTGGACCGCGAAGAATGGAACGAGATCCTTGAGAATCTCGATCCCAACGACTTCAAATACAAGATGTAG
- a CDS encoding VWA domain-containing protein: MSTAETLDALRAVGTTGIGHRGTFKIALRTAMVKRSSDVPIYDELFDVFFSGVGQVVRAAGEAGAAAQPLSQEELQDLLQKLAELLKNTDLDISELARALAMQDAGEMERILRELMESGKLPRTETNYVPPGANRQMMEMLGAADIGSDFDQILDLAREQGDSEEEIDRLRRYLERRRKELDDMLKGLLRLDKDQQHRQEDRQKDRERLLEKSFYYLSPTEIRQMRDAVASLARRLKNVMAVRFRQTKRGRLDVSETIRRSMEFGGVPFRIRWDDRRKERPQVIVLCDVSDSVRNVSRFMLQFVHSLQDMYSRVRSYVFVADLAEVTRLFKDNDIQSAIQKAINGDVVNVYAHSDFGKAFTQFHRDHIEAVDSRTTVLILGDARNNYNAPQEWVLREIKERAKQVIWLNPENQSTWGFGDSEMNLYGKSCDFVEECRNLRQLYKVVDLLIAK; this comes from the coding sequence GTGTCGACGGCGGAGACGCTCGATGCGCTGCGGGCGGTCGGGACGACCGGGATCGGGCATCGCGGCACGTTCAAGATCGCGCTTCGCACGGCGATGGTGAAGCGCTCGTCGGACGTTCCGATCTACGATGAGCTGTTCGATGTGTTCTTCTCGGGCGTCGGCCAGGTCGTTCGCGCGGCGGGAGAAGCCGGAGCTGCCGCGCAGCCGCTGTCCCAGGAGGAGCTGCAGGACCTGCTGCAGAAGCTCGCCGAGCTGCTGAAGAATACCGATCTCGACATCTCCGAGCTCGCACGCGCGCTTGCGATGCAGGATGCCGGCGAGATGGAGCGCATCCTTCGCGAGCTCATGGAGTCCGGCAAGCTGCCGCGAACCGAGACCAACTACGTTCCGCCGGGCGCCAATCGCCAGATGATGGAAATGCTCGGCGCCGCCGACATCGGGTCCGACTTCGACCAGATCCTCGACCTTGCAAGAGAGCAGGGCGACAGCGAAGAAGAGATCGACCGCCTTCGCCGTTACCTCGAGCGCCGCCGCAAGGAGCTCGACGACATGCTCAAGGGGCTGCTGCGTCTCGACAAGGACCAGCAGCACCGCCAGGAAGACCGGCAGAAGGATCGCGAGCGCCTGCTCGAGAAGAGCTTTTACTATCTGTCGCCGACCGAGATCCGCCAGATGCGCGACGCCGTCGCGTCACTGGCTCGGCGGCTCAAGAACGTGATGGCCGTGCGCTTCCGCCAGACCAAGCGCGGCCGCCTCGACGTGAGCGAGACGATCCGCCGCTCGATGGAGTTCGGCGGCGTTCCGTTCCGCATCCGCTGGGACGACCGCAGGAAGGAGCGCCCGCAGGTCATCGTGCTGTGCGACGTGTCGGACTCGGTCCGCAACGTGTCGCGCTTCATGCTGCAGTTCGTGCACTCGCTGCAGGACATGTATTCGCGCGTGCGCTCGTACGTGTTCGTCGCCGATCTGGCCGAAGTGACTCGGCTGTTCAAGGACAACGATATCCAGTCGGCGATCCAGAAGGCGATCAACGGCGACGTCGTCAACGTGTATGCGCACTCCGACTTCGGGAAGGCGTTCACGCAGTTCCACCGCGACCACATCGAGGCCGTCGACAGTAGGACGACGGTGCTGATCCTCGGCGACGCCCGCAACAACTACAACGCGCCCCAGGAATGGGTGCTGCGCGAGATCAAGGAGCGGGCGAAGCAGGTGATCTGGTTGAACCCCGAGAACCAGTCGACGTGGGGCTTCGGCGACAGCGAAATGAACCTTTACGGCAAGAGCTGCGACTTCGTCGAGGAGTGCCGCAACCTGCGCCAGCTCTACAAGGTCGTCGACCTGCTCATCGCCAAATAG
- a CDS encoding MoxR family ATPase produces MVSPDAAFDSISDVRKRLAEQNYICDDNIATVVYLATRLGKPLLVEGPAGVGKTELAKVIAAGLGAKLIRMQCYEGIDEAKALYEWEYAKQLLYTQVLKEKISEVTSGAASLSEAVDRITAQDDVFFSNRFILPRPLLQAIQSETRSVLLIDEIDKADAEFEAFLLEILSDFQVTVPEIGTIEAIHIPIVLLTSNNAREMSDALKRRCLHLYIDFPSSDLELEIIRLKVPEASEALAQDVAALIQAMRKLDMKKKPSISETLDWAKALVIMNAKGLGDEIVRNTLSTIAKYEGDLRKTEKELATFLERRKAELKAKEAAAAAAPAEPTDGSDLLH; encoded by the coding sequence TTGGTTTCACCGGATGCAGCATTCGATTCGATCAGCGACGTCAGGAAGCGCCTGGCTGAGCAGAACTACATCTGCGACGACAACATCGCGACGGTGGTCTACCTGGCGACGCGTCTCGGCAAGCCGTTGCTCGTCGAGGGACCCGCGGGCGTCGGCAAGACCGAGCTGGCCAAGGTCATCGCCGCCGGGCTCGGCGCCAAGCTGATCCGCATGCAGTGCTACGAAGGCATCGACGAGGCCAAGGCGCTGTACGAATGGGAGTACGCCAAGCAGCTCCTGTACACGCAGGTGCTCAAGGAGAAGATCAGCGAGGTCACCTCGGGCGCCGCGTCGCTGTCCGAAGCGGTCGACCGCATCACGGCCCAGGATGACGTGTTCTTCTCGAACCGGTTCATCCTGCCGCGGCCGCTGCTGCAGGCGATCCAGTCGGAGACGCGATCGGTGCTGCTGATCGACGAGATCGACAAGGCCGACGCCGAGTTCGAGGCGTTCCTGCTCGAGATCCTGAGCGACTTCCAGGTGACGGTGCCCGAGATCGGCACGATCGAAGCGATCCACATTCCGATCGTGCTGCTGACCAGCAACAACGCGCGAGAGATGTCGGACGCGCTCAAGCGCCGCTGCCTCCATCTGTACATCGACTTTCCGAGCTCGGATCTCGAGCTCGAGATCATCCGGCTCAAGGTGCCCGAGGCGAGCGAAGCGCTCGCGCAGGACGTGGCTGCGCTCATCCAGGCGATGCGCAAGCTCGACATGAAGAAGAAGCCGAGCATCTCCGAGACGCTCGACTGGGCGAAGGCGCTGGTCATCATGAACGCGAAGGGGCTCGGCGACGAGATCGTGCGCAACACGCTGTCGACGATCGCGAAGTACGAGGGCGACCTCCGCAAGACCGAGAAGGAGCTGGCGACGTTCCTCGAGCGAAGGAAGGCCGAGCTCAAGGCAAAGGAAGCCGCGGCGGCCGCGGCGCCGGCCGAACCCACGGACGGCAGCGACCTGCTGCACTGA
- a CDS encoding NRDE family protein — MCTLAVYRRVSPRYPLIVVANRDEFLGRASAPPALWTDPPHVVAGRDLVAGGTWLGCRIDGSGRIVGLLNRRPAVDKPASGPGERSRGLLCIETLAAKTIDDAVDALDETEAVRYGGFNLFIADLDQALVLDNGRGVRRVSLESGLSVLTNLDLNDPRCPRLAGASRRFGALSPLLERGAEVDEIVPALAAVLSSHEAGDVSEVPDDPALTALGGPLPFSKICVHVGDYGTRSSSMIFVSPDGSVRYFHAEGPPCTAEFRPVEY; from the coding sequence GTGTGCACTCTTGCCGTCTACCGCCGCGTCTCGCCGCGTTATCCGCTGATCGTCGTCGCCAATCGCGATGAGTTTCTGGGGCGCGCCTCGGCACCGCCCGCGCTCTGGACGGATCCGCCGCACGTCGTTGCGGGGCGCGATCTTGTGGCCGGCGGAACGTGGCTCGGCTGCCGCATCGACGGGTCAGGCAGGATCGTCGGGCTGCTCAACAGACGTCCGGCCGTCGACAAGCCCGCATCGGGGCCCGGCGAACGTTCGCGCGGTCTGCTCTGCATCGAAACGCTGGCAGCGAAGACCATCGATGACGCTGTCGATGCACTCGACGAAACCGAAGCCGTGCGCTACGGCGGGTTCAACCTGTTTATTGCCGATCTCGATCAGGCGCTCGTGCTCGACAACGGCCGCGGCGTGCGGCGCGTATCGCTCGAGAGCGGGTTGTCGGTACTGACGAACCTCGACCTGAACGATCCGCGCTGCCCGCGTCTTGCCGGCGCGAGCCGCCGGTTCGGCGCCCTCTCGCCGTTACTCGAACGCGGCGCCGAGGTCGACGAGATCGTGCCCGCGCTGGCTGCCGTACTATCGAGCCATGAAGCCGGCGACGTTTCGGAGGTGCCGGACGACCCCGCGCTGACGGCGCTCGGCGGCCCGCTTCCGTTCTCGAAGATCTGTGTGCACGTCGGCGATTACGGAACACGGTCGTCCTCGATGATCTTCGTCAGCCCCGATGGCAGCGTCCGCTATTTTCATGCCGAGGGACCGCCGTGCACGGCCGAATTCCGGCCGGTCGAGTATTGA
- a CDS encoding CDP-alcohol phosphatidyltransferase family protein: MFNIPNVLTLLRIFAVPVFLSLLVEGENDWALTVFIAAGITDAIDGMVARMFNMRTELGAHMDPLADKLLVVSSFIALGIMGLVPRPLMIVVITRDVVILGGFLLTAAIVGKSMEMKPSLSGKLTTFTQILSVTLVLVDLAAWWDVPTFVLNCVFIATGLASFVSGGGYVLRGMRWYAASETES, from the coding sequence ATGTTCAACATTCCCAACGTCCTTACCCTGCTGCGGATCTTTGCCGTTCCCGTTTTCCTTTCGCTGCTCGTCGAAGGCGAGAACGACTGGGCGCTGACCGTCTTCATCGCCGCCGGCATCACCGACGCCATCGACGGCATGGTCGCCCGCATGTTCAACATGCGCACCGAGCTCGGCGCGCACATGGACCCGCTCGCCGACAAGCTGCTCGTCGTGAGCTCGTTCATCGCGCTCGGCATCATGGGCCTCGTCCCGCGCCCGCTGATGATCGTCGTGATCACCCGCGACGTCGTCATTCTCGGCGGCTTCCTGCTGACGGCTGCGATCGTCGGCAAGTCGATGGAGATGAAGCCGTCGCTGTCGGGGAAGCTGACCACGTTCACGCAGATCCTTTCGGTGACGCTCGTGCTGGTCGATCTCGCGGCGTGGTGGGACGTGCCAACATTCGTGCTGAACTGCGTGTTCATCGCGACCGGGCTCGCGAGCTTCGTCTCCGGCGGCGGGTATGTGCTGCGCGGGATGCGGTGGTACGCGGCGTCGGAGACGGAGAGCTGA
- the hflX gene encoding GTPase HflX: protein MEYETRVVRERAVLVWAGHDSTHAAESLEELALLSETAGLDVVDSISQQMKKLSAATRIGSGKVEELKSIVADKNAEVVIFDDPLTPAQRRNLEKTLSEDLPAGALPIKVLDRSQLILDIFALRAQTRAGKLQVELAQLQYMLPRLTRAWSHLSRMKAGVGTRGPGETQLESDRRQVRDRIDKLKDRLEEVDRTRKLNRREREAVPYPVIALVGYTNAGKSSLMNRLTEAGVYVADQLFATLDTTTRRLELPSGRIVMLVDTVGFVSKLPHELVAAFKGTLEQVVDADLVVHVVDAASVDVDGRRAVVDSILEELGAANRPRLVVYNKCDLAGAAEPPPGAITVSALTGEGIASLLAAFDKAFVPVEEKLAVVVPHGDGRTRAWLHSHGRVVEESGQEDGTRVVVWLSSKAAGQLEQMIGAEGYDVRRA from the coding sequence ATGGAATACGAGACACGCGTCGTAAGGGAGCGCGCGGTCCTCGTTTGGGCCGGCCACGATTCGACGCATGCTGCGGAGTCGCTGGAGGAGCTCGCGCTTCTTTCCGAAACGGCCGGGCTCGACGTAGTCGACAGCATCAGCCAGCAGATGAAGAAGCTGTCGGCCGCGACGCGCATCGGAAGCGGCAAGGTCGAGGAGCTCAAGAGCATCGTCGCCGACAAGAACGCGGAAGTCGTGATCTTCGACGATCCGCTGACGCCGGCGCAGCGCCGCAACCTCGAGAAGACGCTTTCGGAAGACTTGCCGGCCGGCGCGCTGCCGATCAAGGTGCTCGACCGCAGCCAGCTCATCCTCGACATCTTCGCGCTTCGCGCGCAGACCCGTGCCGGCAAGCTGCAGGTCGAGCTCGCGCAGCTCCAGTACATGCTGCCGCGCCTTACGCGGGCGTGGTCGCATCTTTCGCGCATGAAGGCCGGCGTCGGTACGCGCGGGCCCGGCGAAACCCAGCTCGAGTCCGACCGCCGCCAGGTGCGCGACCGCATCGACAAGCTCAAGGATCGGCTCGAGGAAGTCGACCGCACCCGCAAGCTCAACCGCCGCGAGCGGGAGGCGGTTCCGTATCCGGTGATCGCACTGGTCGGCTATACGAATGCCGGCAAGTCTTCGCTGATGAACCGGCTTACCGAAGCCGGCGTCTACGTGGCCGACCAGCTGTTCGCGACGCTCGATACGACGACGCGGCGCCTCGAGCTGCCGTCGGGCCGGATCGTGATGCTCGTCGACACGGTCGGTTTCGTCTCCAAGCTGCCGCACGAGCTGGTGGCGGCGTTCAAAGGCACGCTCGAGCAGGTCGTCGATGCGGATCTCGTCGTCCACGTGGTCGACGCCGCGTCGGTCGACGTCGACGGACGCCGCGCGGTCGTCGATTCGATCCTCGAAGAGCTGGGCGCGGCGAACCGCCCGCGTCTCGTTGTCTACAACAAGTGCGACCTTGCCGGCGCTGCCGAGCCGCCGCCCGGCGCAATCACAGTCTCTGCGCTGACGGGCGAGGGGATCGCGTCGCTGCTGGCCGCATTCGACAAGGCATTCGTGCCCGTCGAAGAGAAGCTTGCGGTCGTCGTGCCGCACGGTGACGGTCGCACGCGCGCTTGGCTGCACAGTCATGGGCGTGTAGTAGAGGAGTCCGGGCAGGAAGACGGCACGCGCGTCGTAGTGTGGCTCAGCTCGAAAGCGGCTGGCCAGCTCGAGCAGATGATCGGAGCGGAAGGCTACGACGTCCGGCGCGCCTGA